A window of Aeromicrobium sp. Root236 contains these coding sequences:
- a CDS encoding DUF177 domain-containing protein, producing MGRKPGAERTFTLTVPAPADMGYDVYSVPEDSPMEIELRLEAIMEGVLATGTISARAVGECVRCLDPIDEAVVVGFQELYLYEAPSDPEEAEEEEFVLEDDLLDLETVLRDAVVLALPHNPLCGPECPGLCPECGARLADDPDHTHGEAIDPRWASLSQLAEQPVPPADQTGSDITSDDSKE from the coding sequence ATGGGTCGCAAACCGGGCGCCGAACGTACGTTCACCCTGACGGTCCCGGCGCCGGCAGACATGGGTTACGACGTCTACAGCGTTCCCGAGGATTCCCCGATGGAGATCGAGCTCCGGCTCGAGGCCATCATGGAAGGTGTTCTGGCAACAGGCACCATCTCGGCGCGGGCCGTGGGCGAGTGTGTGCGGTGCCTGGACCCGATCGACGAAGCTGTCGTGGTGGGATTCCAGGAGTTGTACCTCTACGAGGCGCCTTCCGATCCGGAAGAGGCCGAAGAAGAGGAGTTTGTCCTCGAGGACGACCTGCTCGACCTCGAGACCGTCCTGCGGGACGCGGTGGTGCTCGCACTGCCGCACAACCCGTTGTGTGGTCCGGAGTGTCCGGGATTGTGCCCCGAATGTGGAGCACGGCTCGCGGACGATCCAGATCACACACACGGTGAGGCGATCGACCCGAGGTGGGCATCGTTGAGCCAGCTGGCGGAGCAACCGGTCCCGCCAGCCGACCAGACAGGGTCGGACATCACGTCCGACGACAGCAAGGAGTAG
- the rpmF gene encoding 50S ribosomal protein L32, translating to MAVPKRKTSRSNTRHRRAQWKTTKTAIVDCANPACDSKVQPHHACTKCGQYGARGERRQVL from the coding sequence GTGGCAGTCCCGAAGAGGAAGACATCGCGCAGCAACACGCGCCATCGTCGTGCACAGTGGAAGACCACCAAGACCGCGATCGTCGACTGCGCGAACCCTGCGTGCGACTCGAAGGTGCAGCCGCACCACGCGTGCACCAAGTGCGGACAGTACGGAGCTCGCGGCGAGCGTCGCCAGGTCCTCTGA
- the rnc gene encoding ribonuclease III, whose translation MEDLDAELLQHALTHRSYAYENGGVPNNERLEFLGDSVLGLVVTDTLFTEHPELPEGQLAKLRAAVVSAKALAEVARTLGIGDHVRLGRGEEATGGRDKASILSDTVEALLGAIYVQFGIERSAEVIHRIFDPVIAVAAELGAGLDWKTSLQEIAANNDLGVPHYVLEGTGPDHDKSFTAEVHVGDRVFGGGSGRSKKEAEQMVAEIAWRAISAGLESSVADHA comes from the coding sequence GTGGAGGACCTGGATGCGGAGCTCCTTCAGCATGCCCTGACGCATCGCTCGTACGCGTACGAGAACGGTGGCGTCCCCAACAACGAGCGCCTCGAGTTCCTCGGCGACTCGGTGCTGGGGCTCGTCGTCACCGACACGCTCTTCACCGAGCACCCCGAGCTTCCCGAGGGCCAGCTCGCCAAGCTCCGCGCTGCCGTCGTCAGCGCCAAGGCGCTCGCCGAGGTGGCTCGCACCCTCGGCATCGGCGACCACGTACGCCTCGGACGTGGCGAGGAAGCCACCGGCGGCCGCGACAAGGCCTCGATCCTGTCGGACACCGTCGAGGCGCTCCTGGGCGCGATCTACGTGCAGTTCGGCATCGAACGCTCCGCCGAGGTCATCCACCGCATCTTCGACCCGGTGATCGCCGTGGCCGCCGAGCTCGGCGCCGGGCTCGACTGGAAGACGTCGCTCCAGGAGATCGCCGCCAACAACGACCTCGGTGTGCCGCACTACGTGCTCGAGGGCACCGGCCCGGATCACGACAAGTCGTTCACCGCCGAGGTGCATGTCGGCGACCGGGTCTTCGGTGGCGGCAGCGGCCGCTCCAAGAAGGAAGCCGAGCAGATGGTCGCCGAGATCGCCTGGCGAGCGATCAGTGCCGGGCTCGAGAGTTCTGTCGCCGATCACGCCTAG